In a single window of the Streptomyces sp. NBC_00285 genome:
- a CDS encoding CYTH and CHAD domain-containing protein, whose product MADTKREIERKYESHESGLPDLTGVAGVEAVVDKGVAHLDATYYDTVDERLITSSITLRRRTGGSDAGWHLKFPVAPGVRDEIQAPMSDTLPDELSALVRSRVRESEVLPVVRLRSDRDVRHLLDAQGRILAEVSVDAVHAERLSGGAGDAQWTEIEVELADGGDPAFLDKVEKRLRKAGVRPSASSSKLARALAETAPKKKRPVTGDPVTAGDHVLAYVRAQRDAIVELDPAVRRDVEDSVHSMRVATRRLRSTLKSYDTVLDRAVTDPIGDELKWLAGELGVDRDREVLTERLTAALDEVPPALVSGSVAQRLAMWAGDRPGGASARLIGVLDSRRYLALLDTMDALIADPPLLKAAAKKPETVLTKAVKKSFGKVTGLVEQALELDPGSDRDIAIHEARKKTKRTRYAAETAHPALGKPAKDLVKSMKSLQTLLGEHQDSVMARQTLRELSAVAHASGESAFTYGLLYGREEQRAAAVETELPGFWDGIKDGAQAL is encoded by the coding sequence ATGGCGGACACAAAGCGGGAGATCGAGCGGAAGTACGAGTCCCACGAGAGCGGCCTGCCCGACCTCACGGGAGTCGCCGGCGTCGAGGCGGTCGTGGACAAGGGCGTGGCGCATCTGGACGCCACCTACTACGACACCGTCGACGAACGCCTCATCACATCCTCGATCACCCTGCGCCGCCGCACCGGCGGATCCGACGCGGGCTGGCACCTGAAGTTCCCCGTCGCCCCCGGCGTACGCGACGAGATCCAGGCGCCGATGTCCGACACCCTTCCCGACGAGCTCTCCGCTCTGGTGCGCTCCCGGGTCCGGGAGAGCGAGGTCCTGCCCGTGGTCCGCCTGCGTTCGGACCGTGACGTGCGCCACCTCCTCGACGCGCAGGGCAGGATCCTCGCCGAGGTCAGCGTGGACGCGGTGCACGCCGAGCGGCTCAGCGGCGGCGCCGGCGACGCCCAGTGGACCGAGATCGAGGTGGAGCTCGCCGACGGCGGCGACCCCGCCTTTCTCGACAAGGTGGAGAAACGGTTGCGCAAGGCGGGCGTACGGCCCTCCGCGTCGTCCTCGAAACTGGCCCGGGCCCTCGCGGAGACGGCACCCAAGAAGAAGCGCCCCGTCACCGGGGACCCCGTGACCGCGGGCGACCACGTCCTCGCGTATGTCCGCGCCCAGCGGGACGCGATCGTCGAGCTCGACCCGGCCGTCCGCCGGGACGTCGAGGACTCCGTGCACAGCATGCGCGTCGCCACCCGCCGACTGCGCAGCACCCTCAAGTCGTACGACACCGTCCTCGACCGGGCCGTCACCGACCCGATCGGCGACGAACTGAAATGGCTGGCCGGCGAACTGGGCGTGGACCGCGACCGCGAGGTGCTGACCGAACGCCTCACAGCCGCCCTCGACGAGGTTCCCCCGGCACTGGTCTCGGGTTCCGTCGCCCAGCGGCTGGCCATGTGGGCCGGTGACCGGCCCGGCGGGGCCAGTGCGCGGCTGATCGGTGTCCTGGACTCCCGCCGCTACCTCGCCCTGCTCGACACCATGGACGCGCTGATCGCCGACCCGCCCCTGCTGAAGGCGGCCGCGAAGAAGCCGGAGACGGTGCTGACCAAGGCGGTGAAGAAGAGCTTCGGGAAGGTCACCGGCCTCGTCGAACAGGCCCTGGAGCTCGACCCCGGCAGCGACCGGGACATCGCGATCCACGAGGCCCGCAAGAAGACCAAGCGCACCCGCTACGCGGCGGAGACGGCCCACCCCGCCCTCGGCAAGCCCGCCAAGGACCTCGTCAAGTCCATGAAGTCGCTGCAGACCCTCCTGGGCGAGCACCAGGACAGCGTCATGGCCCGGCAGACCCTGCGTGAGCTGTCCGCGGTCGCCCACGCGTCGGGCGAGAGCGCCTTCACGTACGGGCTGCTCTACGGGCGCGAGGAGCAGCGGGCGGCGGCCGTGGAGACCGAGCTGCCCGGCTTCTGGGACGGCATCAAGGACGGGGCGCAGGCACTGTGA